From Sediminibacterium sp. TEGAF015, a single genomic window includes:
- a CDS encoding class I SAM-dependent methyltransferase: MVPKNFNPSIKHPLYFIRKGLFRKISFYAPQLKGKLLDFGCGEKPYQSLFTQVSSYTGLDYQGEGHDHQNENVDVFYDGKHIPFADASFDAVFSSEVFEHVFGLSQILPEISRVTKPGGQLLITCPFAWEEHEMPVDYARYTQFALKDMLEQNGYEIQVIDKNGHFALALFQLFVLYIHDHWMHNIPFLGKYNWFKKIVRQIGIPLLNGGFRLFEPFWPKSDRFYLNTIVLAVKKPNA, translated from the coding sequence ATGGTGCCTAAAAACTTCAATCCCTCCATCAAACATCCTCTTTATTTTATTAGAAAGGGTCTGTTCCGTAAAATTAGTTTTTATGCACCACAACTCAAGGGTAAACTACTCGACTTTGGTTGCGGTGAGAAGCCTTATCAATCCCTTTTTACACAAGTTTCTTCCTATACGGGTCTCGACTATCAGGGGGAGGGGCATGATCATCAAAATGAAAATGTGGATGTTTTTTATGATGGCAAGCATATTCCGTTTGCCGATGCAAGTTTTGATGCTGTTTTTTCGAGCGAAGTATTTGAACATGTTTTTGGATTGTCGCAGATTTTGCCTGAAATCAGCAGGGTAACCAAACCGGGAGGTCAATTGCTAATTACCTGTCCATTTGCATGGGAAGAACATGAAATGCCTGTTGATTATGCGCGCTATACACAGTTTGCATTGAAAGATATGCTGGAGCAAAATGGATATGAGATACAGGTGATAGATAAGAACGGACACTTTGCACTGGCTTTATTTCAGTTGTTTGTCTTGTATATTCATGATCACTGGATGCACAACATTCCTTTTCTAGGAAAATACAATTGGTTTAAAAAGATTGTCCGCCAAATTGGTATTCCATTATTGAATGGAGGATTCCGATTGTTTGAACCTTTCTGGCCAAAATCAGATAGGTTTTATTTAAATACGATTGTACTGGCAGTTAAAAAGCCCAATGCGTAA
- a CDS encoding glycosyltransferase family 4 protein, with the protein MTIRYDYQIFCEQPYGGISRYFYELIQRLQQKPGVHIQLDILSADNIFLEQLRGKTAWNEVHFKGKKDLNRLLSNAYDSFASRMQPFDIFHPTYYNKSSLSRSAGKPMVITIHDMIDERFHKEKKEFEHILSVRAKHIQQASKIIAVSQNTRKDLIELCGVAPEKIETIYHGNSFEKNINRYSLSRLIQTDYILYTGKRFAYKNFNRFVESMVPVLKERSSLQLVCAGGGPFKGSEMNMLKQWGIQQQVVYQPIQTDEVLAALYNHAIALVYPSLYEGFGLPIIEAFACSCPVITSVGSSTGEIAGDAAVLIDPNNSNDITEKIWEVMNNSTLQTEMIQKGLVRATHFNWDKTAQLTFELYQSLVKA; encoded by the coding sequence ATGACAATTAGGTATGATTATCAGATTTTTTGCGAACAGCCATATGGCGGTATCTCGCGTTATTTTTATGAATTGATTCAGCGACTGCAACAAAAACCAGGTGTGCATATTCAGCTGGATATCTTATCGGCAGACAATATTTTTCTGGAACAACTAAGAGGAAAAACAGCCTGGAATGAAGTTCATTTTAAAGGAAAGAAAGACTTAAACCGACTCCTGTCAAATGCATATGATAGTTTTGCCTCGAGAATGCAGCCCTTTGACATTTTTCACCCTACTTACTACAATAAATCTTCTTTGTCAAGGTCGGCGGGAAAACCCATGGTTATAACCATTCACGATATGATTGACGAGCGATTTCACAAGGAGAAGAAAGAATTTGAGCATATCCTTTCTGTAAGAGCCAAACATATTCAGCAGGCTTCCAAAATCATAGCTGTTTCCCAGAATACAAGAAAGGATTTGATTGAGTTATGTGGCGTGGCTCCTGAAAAAATTGAAACAATTTACCACGGAAACAGCTTCGAAAAAAATATTAATCGGTATAGTCTTTCCCGTTTAATTCAAACAGACTACATTTTATATACGGGAAAAAGATTTGCCTATAAAAACTTTAACCGGTTTGTTGAGAGTATGGTACCGGTTTTAAAAGAGCGTTCATCTTTGCAACTGGTTTGTGCCGGAGGAGGTCCTTTCAAAGGGTCAGAAATGAATATGCTAAAACAATGGGGTATTCAACAGCAGGTGGTGTATCAACCGATCCAAACTGATGAAGTACTGGCTGCCTTATATAATCACGCTATTGCATTGGTGTATCCAAGTTTATATGAGGGATTTGGATTGCCGATAATTGAGGCTTTTGCCTGTAGCTGTCCGGTGATTACATCGGTAGGATCCAGTACCGGAGAGATTGCAGGCGATGCGGCAGTTTTAATTGACCCGAACAATTCAAATGACATAACAGAAAAAATTTGGGAGGTGATGAATAATAGTACCTTGCAGACTGAAATGATTCAGAAAGGTTTGGTAAGAGCCACCCATTTTAATTGGGATAAAACAGCACAGCTAACCTTTGAATTGTACCAGTCACTGGTAAAAGCATAA
- a CDS encoding TylF/MycF family methyltransferase translates to MKIKPIKALKVLFGQDEKGQQLPPDFEQIHSTIIEKVRPYTMTSPERLYGLIESVQYVVKNNIEGAMVECGVWKGGSMMAIAETLLALGVSDRELFLYDTFEGMTAPTEEDIDQLNRDAASQLKQDASKKAESVVWAYSGLEEVKQNIARTGYPSEKIHFIQGDILKTIPTQMPGQTALLRLDTDWYESTKHEMEHLYPLLVSKGILIIDDYGFWKGSKKAVDEYLQQHQVPLMLHRMDETGRSAVKP, encoded by the coding sequence ATGAAGATTAAACCCATCAAAGCACTTAAAGTTTTATTTGGACAGGACGAAAAAGGGCAGCAACTACCTCCTGATTTTGAACAGATCCATAGTACCATTATTGAAAAAGTAAGACCCTATACTATGACGAGTCCGGAACGACTCTATGGTTTAATTGAGAGCGTTCAATACGTTGTAAAAAACAATATTGAAGGAGCAATGGTGGAGTGTGGTGTCTGGAAAGGTGGCTCAATGATGGCCATTGCTGAAACCTTATTGGCATTGGGTGTGAGCGATCGGGAATTGTTTTTGTATGACACTTTTGAAGGCATGACTGCTCCTACAGAAGAAGACATAGATCAGCTAAACAGAGACGCAGCAAGCCAATTAAAACAAGATGCTTCCAAAAAAGCAGAAAGTGTGGTTTGGGCTTATTCCGGTTTAGAGGAAGTGAAACAAAATATTGCACGCACGGGATACCCTTCCGAAAAAATACATTTTATTCAGGGAGATATTTTGAAAACCATACCAACACAAATGCCTGGCCAAACAGCTCTGCTGAGACTAGATACAGACTGGTACGAGTCTACCAAACATGAAATGGAACATTTGTATCCTCTGCTGGTTTCAAAAGGCATTTTAATCATAGATGATTATGGTTTCTGGAAGGGTTCCAAAAAAGCGGTGGATGAATATCTGCAACAACACCAGGTTCCACTGATG